From Coturnix japonica isolate 7356 chromosome 3, Coturnix japonica 2.1, whole genome shotgun sequence, the proteins below share one genomic window:
- the TENT5A gene encoding terminal nucleotidyltransferase 5A isoform X1, with translation MERAEERQRGAAAGPGSPRRPRTMADDEKAGGGYAGGCESAHCNVLSWEQVQRLDRILSETIPIHGRGNFPTLAMQPRQIVKVVRSRLEEKGIGLRDVRLNGSAASHVLHQDSGLGYKDLDLIFCADLKGEAEFQTVKDVVLDCLLDFLPEGVNKEKITPLTLKEAYVQKMVKVCNDSDRWSLISLSNNSGKNVELKFVDSLRRQFEFSVDSFQIKLDSLLLFYECSENPMTETFHPTIIGESVYGDFQEAFDHLCNKIIATRNPEEIRGGGLLKYCNLLVRGFRAASESEIKSLQRYMCSRFFIDFSDIGEQQRKLESYLQNHFVGLEDRKYDYLMTLHGVVNESTVCLMGHERRQTLNLITMLAIRVLAEQNIIPNVTNVTCYYQPAPYVADANFSNYYIAQVQTVFPCQQHTYSTWLPCN, from the exons ATGGAGC GCGCGGAGGAACGGCAGCGAGGAGCCGCAGCGGGGCCGGGCAGCCCGCGGAGGCCGCGCACCATGGCGGACGATGAGAAGGCCGGCGGGGGTTACGCGGGAGGCTGCGAGAGCGCGCACTGCAACgtgctgagctgggagcaaGTGCAGCGGCTGGATCGCATCCTCAGCGAGACCATCCCCATCCACGGCCGCGGCAACTTCCCCACGCTGGCCATGCAGCCCCGGCAGATCGTCAAGGTGGTGCGGAGCCGGCTGGAGGAGAAGGGCATCGGGCTGCGGGACGTGCGGCTCAACGGCTCCGCCGCCAGCCACGTCCTGCACCAGGACAGCGGGCTGGGCTACAAAGACTTGGATCTCATCTTCTGCGCCGACCTCAAAGGGGAAGCCGAATTTCAGACTGTGAAAGACGTGGTCTTGGACTGCCTCTTGGATTTCTTGCCCGAGGGGGTGAATAAGGAGAAGATCACGCCGCTCACCCTCAAG GAAGCTTACGTGCAGAAAATGGTCAAAGTATGCAATGATTCCGACCGGTGGAGTCTCATCTCCTTGTCCAACAACAGTGGCAAGAATGTGGAGCTGAAGTTTGTGGACTCTCTGAGGCGGCAGTTTGAATTCAGTGTTGATTCCTTCCAAATCAAGCTGGActccctgctgcttttttatGAATGCTCAGAGAATCCGATGACTGAGACATTTCACCCGACCATCATCGGTGAGAGCGTCTATGGGGATTTCCAAGAAGCTTTTGATCACCTCTGCAACAAGATCATTGCTACTAGAAACCCCGAAGAGATCAGAGGAGGTGGTTTGCTGAAGTACTGCAACCTTTTGGTAAGGGGCTTTAGGGCTGCCTCTGAATCCGAGATTAAGTCCCTGCAGAGATACATGTGCTCGAGGTTTTTCATTGACTTCTCAGACATTggagaacagcagagaaagctgGAGTCCTACTTGCAGAACCACTTTGTGGGATTAGAGGACCGCAAGTATGACTATCTCATGACCCTTCACGGTGTGGTGAACGAAAGCACAGTGTGCCTGATGGGACATGAGAGGAGACAGACGCTGAATCTGATCACCATGCTGGCCATCCGGGTCCTAGCCGAGCAGAACATCATCCCCAATGTCACAAATGTCACCTGCTACTACCAGCCAGCCCCATACGTAGCAGATGCCAACTTCAGCAATTACTATATTGCCCAGGTGCAGACGGTGTTCCCGTGCCAGCAGCACACGTACTCTACCTGGCTGCCCTGTAATTAA
- the TENT5A gene encoding terminal nucleotidyltransferase 5A isoform X2, whose translation MADDEKAGGGYAGGCESAHCNVLSWEQVQRLDRILSETIPIHGRGNFPTLAMQPRQIVKVVRSRLEEKGIGLRDVRLNGSAASHVLHQDSGLGYKDLDLIFCADLKGEAEFQTVKDVVLDCLLDFLPEGVNKEKITPLTLKEAYVQKMVKVCNDSDRWSLISLSNNSGKNVELKFVDSLRRQFEFSVDSFQIKLDSLLLFYECSENPMTETFHPTIIGESVYGDFQEAFDHLCNKIIATRNPEEIRGGGLLKYCNLLVRGFRAASESEIKSLQRYMCSRFFIDFSDIGEQQRKLESYLQNHFVGLEDRKYDYLMTLHGVVNESTVCLMGHERRQTLNLITMLAIRVLAEQNIIPNVTNVTCYYQPAPYVADANFSNYYIAQVQTVFPCQQHTYSTWLPCN comes from the exons ATGGCGGACGATGAGAAGGCCGGCGGGGGTTACGCGGGAGGCTGCGAGAGCGCGCACTGCAACgtgctgagctgggagcaaGTGCAGCGGCTGGATCGCATCCTCAGCGAGACCATCCCCATCCACGGCCGCGGCAACTTCCCCACGCTGGCCATGCAGCCCCGGCAGATCGTCAAGGTGGTGCGGAGCCGGCTGGAGGAGAAGGGCATCGGGCTGCGGGACGTGCGGCTCAACGGCTCCGCCGCCAGCCACGTCCTGCACCAGGACAGCGGGCTGGGCTACAAAGACTTGGATCTCATCTTCTGCGCCGACCTCAAAGGGGAAGCCGAATTTCAGACTGTGAAAGACGTGGTCTTGGACTGCCTCTTGGATTTCTTGCCCGAGGGGGTGAATAAGGAGAAGATCACGCCGCTCACCCTCAAG GAAGCTTACGTGCAGAAAATGGTCAAAGTATGCAATGATTCCGACCGGTGGAGTCTCATCTCCTTGTCCAACAACAGTGGCAAGAATGTGGAGCTGAAGTTTGTGGACTCTCTGAGGCGGCAGTTTGAATTCAGTGTTGATTCCTTCCAAATCAAGCTGGActccctgctgcttttttatGAATGCTCAGAGAATCCGATGACTGAGACATTTCACCCGACCATCATCGGTGAGAGCGTCTATGGGGATTTCCAAGAAGCTTTTGATCACCTCTGCAACAAGATCATTGCTACTAGAAACCCCGAAGAGATCAGAGGAGGTGGTTTGCTGAAGTACTGCAACCTTTTGGTAAGGGGCTTTAGGGCTGCCTCTGAATCCGAGATTAAGTCCCTGCAGAGATACATGTGCTCGAGGTTTTTCATTGACTTCTCAGACATTggagaacagcagagaaagctgGAGTCCTACTTGCAGAACCACTTTGTGGGATTAGAGGACCGCAAGTATGACTATCTCATGACCCTTCACGGTGTGGTGAACGAAAGCACAGTGTGCCTGATGGGACATGAGAGGAGACAGACGCTGAATCTGATCACCATGCTGGCCATCCGGGTCCTAGCCGAGCAGAACATCATCCCCAATGTCACAAATGTCACCTGCTACTACCAGCCAGCCCCATACGTAGCAGATGCCAACTTCAGCAATTACTATATTGCCCAGGTGCAGACGGTGTTCCCGTGCCAGCAGCACACGTACTCTACCTGGCTGCCCTGTAATTAA